In Nocardia sp. NBC_00403, one DNA window encodes the following:
- a CDS encoding MepB family protein, with product MPVVEPESAEYAAHSFTVGGRSVRFRVGKSTPTKVGQFVTVWQRGVGGPIRPFDVADRVELFVISTRTGSHFGQFIFPGTVLCAKDIVSIDGSGGKRGFRIYPPWADTTNRQARATQTWQLEYFLHVQPGEFVDLARARLLYGGPGPATTAVL from the coding sequence GTGCCGGTAGTCGAACCGGAGAGCGCCGAGTATGCGGCACACTCTTTCACGGTGGGCGGCCGGTCGGTGCGGTTTCGAGTAGGCAAATCGACACCGACGAAAGTCGGTCAGTTCGTCACCGTGTGGCAGCGCGGGGTGGGCGGACCGATCCGGCCGTTCGATGTCGCCGATCGCGTCGAGCTGTTCGTCATCAGTACCCGCACCGGAAGCCACTTCGGCCAATTCATTTTTCCTGGCACCGTGTTGTGTGCGAAAGATATTGTCTCCATTGATGGTTCGGGTGGCAAGCGCGGGTTTCGGATCTATCCACCGTGGGCGGATACCACGAACCGTCAGGCCCGTGCCACACAGACGTGGCAGCTGGAGTACTTCCTGCACGTGCAGCCGGGCGAGTTCGTGGATCTCGCTCGGGCACGGTTGCTCTACGGTGGGCCGGGACCGGCGACGACGGCCGTTCTTTGA
- a CDS encoding HAD-IIA family hydrolase has translation MKRLRDRYEALLLDLDGTLYRGPEMIEGAPEALANSGVPQRLVYVTNNASRGPDAVAQHLSELGFPATTDDVVTSAQAAARLLAERLESGATVLIVGTDDLAAEVDAVGLRSVRRFNGTTPDAVVQGHSPTTAWPDLAEAAYALSADALWVAANTDKTLPNERGLAPGNGAMVAALRAASGRAPLVAGKPYAPLMEDALVRAGTRSALVVGDRIDTDIEGANRVGLDSLLVLTGVSTLDELRDAPADLIPTYVSESLDALNHPPVADEPDPAATDLVADLTARLRRNPGRAVTVRASGSEIR, from the coding sequence GTGAAGCGGCTACGAGATCGCTACGAAGCCCTACTGCTGGATCTGGACGGCACGCTGTACCGCGGACCCGAGATGATCGAAGGCGCCCCCGAGGCACTGGCGAATTCCGGCGTGCCGCAACGGCTCGTCTACGTCACGAACAATGCGAGCCGAGGGCCGGACGCGGTCGCCCAGCACCTGTCCGAACTCGGTTTCCCCGCGACGACCGATGATGTCGTGACCAGTGCGCAGGCGGCGGCCCGGCTGCTCGCGGAGCGACTCGAATCCGGCGCGACCGTCTTGATCGTCGGCACCGATGATCTCGCCGCGGAGGTGGATGCCGTCGGTCTGCGTTCGGTCCGCCGCTTCAATGGCACCACGCCCGATGCTGTCGTACAAGGACATTCGCCGACGACCGCGTGGCCGGATCTGGCCGAGGCGGCCTACGCGCTGAGCGCCGACGCCCTGTGGGTTGCCGCTAATACCGACAAGACTTTGCCGAACGAGCGTGGACTCGCGCCGGGCAACGGCGCCATGGTCGCGGCCCTGCGAGCGGCTTCCGGTCGTGCGCCACTGGTGGCGGGCAAGCCTTACGCGCCGCTCATGGAGGACGCCTTGGTGCGGGCGGGCACCCGCAGCGCGCTGGTCGTGGGGGACCGCATCGACACCGACATCGAGGGCGCCAACCGGGTCGGCCTCGATTCGCTGCTGGTCCTGACCGGCGTGAGCACCCTCGATGAGCTGCGCGACGCCCCCGCTGACCTCATCCCGACCTATGTGTCGGAATCGCTGGACGCATTGAATCACCCGCCCGTGGCAGACGAACCAGACCCCGCCGCGACCGACTTGGTCGCCGACTTGACCGCACGCTTGCGGCGCAACCCGGGACGAGCCGTGACAGTGCGCGCGTCCGGTTCGGAAATCCGATAG
- a CDS encoding TlyA family RNA methyltransferase, with the protein MARRARVDAELVRRGLARSREHAVELIGAGRVLIAGTVAVKPATAVETGTPLVVRDEPDEVSWASRGARKLLGALEAFEPEGLTIAGKRCLDAGASTGGFTDVLLSKHAREIVAVDVGYGQLIWRLQNDERVRVFDRTNVRSVTPESIGGTVELVVGDLSFISLGLVLPALAACSALGADLLPMVKPQFEVGKERVGSGGVVRDPALRAEVVRDVAAAAAALGLRTRAVVASPLPGPSGNVEYFLWLRKDGQFEYDGEQVAALVERAVEEGPQ; encoded by the coding sequence GTGGCCAGGCGTGCGCGGGTGGACGCCGAACTGGTTCGCCGCGGGTTGGCGAGATCGCGGGAACACGCGGTCGAGCTGATCGGCGCGGGCCGCGTCCTGATAGCTGGAACCGTCGCGGTGAAACCGGCGACGGCCGTCGAAACGGGCACCCCGCTGGTGGTGCGCGACGAACCCGACGAGGTGTCATGGGCTTCGCGCGGTGCGCGCAAACTCCTGGGCGCACTCGAAGCGTTCGAACCCGAGGGGTTGACGATCGCGGGTAAGCGCTGCCTGGACGCGGGTGCCTCGACCGGTGGCTTCACCGATGTCTTGCTCTCCAAACACGCACGCGAGATCGTCGCCGTGGATGTCGGCTATGGCCAGCTGATCTGGCGGCTGCAGAACGATGAACGGGTGCGGGTTTTCGATCGCACCAACGTCCGCAGCGTGACCCCCGAATCGATCGGTGGCACGGTGGAGCTTGTGGTGGGCGATCTGTCGTTCATCTCCCTCGGCCTGGTGCTGCCTGCGCTCGCCGCCTGTTCTGCGTTGGGCGCAGACCTGTTGCCGATGGTGAAACCCCAGTTCGAAGTGGGAAAAGAACGGGTGGGTTCCGGCGGTGTTGTGCGCGATCCGGCTTTGCGTGCCGAAGTGGTGCGCGATGTCGCGGCCGCGGCCGCGGCGTTGGGACTGCGCACTCGAGCGGTAGTTGCCAGCCCGCTGCCCGGCCCGTCGGGCAATGTCGAATACTTTCTGTGGCTGCGTAAAGACGGGCAGTTCGAGTACGACGGCGAGCAGGTCGCGGCCCTCGTCGAGCGTGCGGTTGAGGAGGGTCCACAGTGA